A window of Ptychodera flava strain L36383 chromosome 1, AS_Pfla_20210202, whole genome shotgun sequence contains these coding sequences:
- the LOC139142161 gene encoding uncharacterized protein, which yields MPSGGGAGVKYQSGNSAVRVLYEDVGWDWKSVVVIILGCVDLVTDWLNYAAWANLGSGLLVGPPHTMTLFGLLVFSIAGTFSFAFDTVNTFMKAKGRKHVTQDYAGLVPMWLEDVPLACLNVFIAPCSWATAKVTQLVAVAVAAIVCLFKFFKLLFNFCFRGTCCERPVTSVLILALAFFGTGIVFCCSIAVFVRNLQQLQAAHSYGLQNAYVSMPSTYQKHVLANLEDITTQENNDITYIEYVCNRTLNTGVIGTLCPPEFEDPSVESIIFGFEYILPSDKIPYGNIVYDTKLRYFSGKCETHGKLESPSYLWYCVKDQGGYCTMSWERNLCKISTEPAWEEEVSMNCNMGQKIIEQR from the coding sequence ATGCCTAGCGGTGGTGGAGCAGGAGTCAAGTACCAGTCTGGAAATAGTGCCGTACGTGTTCTGTATGAAGACGTCGGCTGGGACTGGAAGAGTGTGGTCGTCATAATTCTTGGCTGTGTTGACTTGGTGACCGACTGGCTCAATTACGCAGCATGGGCCAACCTGGGCTCCGGTCTTTTGGTCGGTCCGCCCCACACTATGACCTTGTTTGGCCTTCTGGTGTTCAGCATAGCGGGAACGTTCAGCTTTGCCTTTGATACGGTGAACACCTTCATGAAAGCTAAGGGGCGTAAACACGTTACACAAGATTATGCTGGATTGGTGCCTATGTGGCTTGAAGACGTACCGCTGGCGTGTCTCAATGTCTTTATTGCGCCATGTTCCTGGGCTACGGCAAAAGTTACCCAACTCGTGGCAGTCGCCGTGGCAGCGATCGTCTGCCTGTTTAAGTTTTTCAAGCTGCTCTTCAACTTCTGTTTTCGCGGAACGTGCTGTGAACGTCCTGTCACCAGCGTCCTCATTCTGGCTTTGGCCTTCTTCGGAACCGGTATCGTGTTCTGCTGTTCCATCGCCGTGTTCGTCCGCAACCTTCAGCAACTGCAGGCCGCCCACTCGTATGGCTTACAGAACGCCTACGTTTCAATGCCATCGACTTACCAGAAACACGTCTTGGCTAACCTAGAAGACATCACAACCCAGGAAAACAACGACATCACGTACATCGAATATGTCTGCAATCGTACCTTAAACACAGGCGTCATCGGTACACTCTGCCCACCTGAGTTCGAAGACCCATCAGTCGAAAGTATCATTTTCGGATTTGAGTACATATTACCAAGCGATAAAATCCCATACGGCAATATAGTGTACGACACGAAGTTGAGATACTTTAGCGGGAAATGCGAGACACACGGCAAGTTGGAGTCGCCTTCTTATTTATGGTACTGTGTCAAAGACCAGGGCGGTTACTGCACCATGTCCTGGGAACGAAATCTTTGCAAAATTTCTACCGAACCGGCATGGGAAGAAGAGGTCAGCATGAACTGTAATATGGGTCAGAAAATTATTGAACAGAGATAA